Proteins encoded within one genomic window of Mya arenaria isolate MELC-2E11 chromosome 13, ASM2691426v1:
- the LOC128214286 gene encoding uncharacterized protein LOC128214286 isoform X2, translating to MKTDKVKMELTLLLFLLSGTALGNWTDWHFEGQNIALNRPASQTPRIWNNQNASLAVDGYPRIGNPTDDDARCSHTAGSEAYASWTVNFDDKYYLKGVVIVNRKSRYERLRLRRFRIYGDHNSLLYESKDNSKTCHGISPNEVCNDFLFVELTPREGQMHARLTITVYANYNLVEKNAVYLTLCEVYVFSVHTKCLSLPIDNGLQLPDTYASLSVSVQCNSGYKPENKYAHCSFSGQWNTSQQCIPICHWEVENGYIENYHHHTKLTSPVLADVFVRCYPGYQLKGRFNWNTCRNSGWRFELQTCILVTCICPPLQYGSYITKHNNIVCRGYQSVSTIIVPDCNEGYYPKAVSEQTCTDRSSWKGSIPTCLSVKCNAPEMIKNGMYFLESYSDYTYNYVINFTCNTGYRLLSSIRTRKCEKNLQWTGPAPVCEIITCQKPPSNSHGYYSVAGQDQELKKDMYEFNTTVIPHCNLGYVSRSYPSIRVCNSNGLWTGANLTCEPVRCHVKPLVDSNYTLLSNRTVLHDSYIPINTVVYHECAKGYYMTSPQTTRTCQFNGSLSGSEPRCNQVSCVSTTEKVERVVTGIQIVVRGPIMYNENRNISVNDSLFLYEGGDLIVNCAANGSLVWSSTGPPKLRPVCPLISPTNGWTNHTCVSENRCEIGKSVFITCETGYKADDSTMTCTSDHTWTNVLYCQEGSGSDRQVAVVGGAAGGAGAFLVALLAAAGFVIYRRYKGIKIKTERHKGSSSQNREQPNAYSEIGATESAFVSKGDSEYVYATNSTKTMCLNNDFKEIDTALVDKTYYDFDMQERMPNTAIKIDNLYGTVLSPKHLEEMKIQFKEFPKGLTEDYYEALKFQNRPKNRYKNIYPYDATRVILQKDEQHCTDYINASLIDGYTQPGEYIAAQGPTKEILLDFWRMVWQLRIGKIIMLTKLKEDKKMKCVQYWPDEGSIEYDIFKITHRSTEPFSDFVIRKLALQKDGEDERMVYHFHFTSWPDKSVPQYASSLVHFRQKIVNAVIKDKGPDIVHCSAGVGRTGTFIALNILTEQASTVGYVDPVGCVNTLRRQRVDMVQTPDQYIFLHMALLETLMLSTSALPASEFLRVYEELLSFDKDRRKLDVQFSRMEKMSPVADECQYVSAKDVRNRNKNRYSNILPVADHMPHLTPSGKRSEPEYINAVLLPGYKKKGAFIVTQTPLEATKTDFWRLVVEHDVHTIVMMNNRSEMKEDEIYWPENGDSETYDNMTIEKTCEECEGCLRKITLDLNRFGKTRKLQQIQFEGWPDDSALPSSPRSVIHLLDAVQYWHHQSGNNPVLVHCMNGADRSGLFCVASVVLERMKIEQDVAITQVIKEMRNYREHIIPSLEQFQFVHEVVKEYILQNETYSNFTD from the exons atgaaaacgGATAAAGTGAAGATGGAATTAACTTTGCTGCTGTTTTTGCTGTCTGGCACAGCTCTCGGTAATTGGACAGACTGGCATTTTGAAG GACAGAATATTGCACTTAATAGACCTGCCAGCCAGACTCCTAGAATTTGGAATAACCAAAATGCAAGTCTTGCTGTTGACGGTTATCCGCGTATCGGTAATCCAACCGATGACGATGCCAGATGCTCTCACACAGCCGGTTCCGAAGCATATGCATCCTGGACTGTTAACTTTGACGACAAATACTACCTAAAGGGTGTTGTGATTGTCAACAGAAAATCACGAT ACGAACGCCTTCGTCTCAGAAGATTTCGAATATATGGCGATCATAATAGTTTGCTGTATGAAAGCAAAGACAATTCAAAAACATGCCACGGGATCTCTCCAAATGAAGTTTGCAATGACTTCTTGTTCGTTGAACTAACTCCTAGAGAAGGACAGATGCATGCACGTCTAACAATTACCGTATATGCAAATTATAACCTTGTGGAGAAAAATGCAGTGTATTTAACACTTTGCGAAGTTTATGTTTTCTCAg TTCATACCAAGTGCCTATCATTACCAATAGATAACGGCCTACAGCTACCAGATACTTATGCGTCATTATCAGTCTCAGTTCAATGTAATTCTGGGTACAAACCAGAAAATAAGTATGCCCATTGCTCCTTTTCTGGCCAATGGAACACTTCCCAACAATGCATTCCAATTTGCCACTGGGAAGTTGAAAACGGATATATAGaaaattatcatcatcatacaaAATTGACTTCTCCTGTGTTGGCAGATGTTTTTGTAAGGTGTTATCCTGGATATCAACTGAAAGGACGCTTTAACTGGAACACATGTAGAAATTCTGGATGGCGTTTTGAGTTACAAACGTGTATTTTAGTCACGTGCATTTGCCCGCCGTTGCAGTATGGCTCGTATATAACCAAACATAACAACATTGTTTGTCGCGGTTATCAAAGTGTGTCAACAATAATAGTTCCGGACTGCAATGAAGGATATTATCCAAAAGCTGTCAGTGAACAAACTTGTACTGATCGTTCTTCATGGAAAGGAAGCATTCCCACATGCTTATCAGTAAAGTGCAATGCTcctgaaatgataaaaaatggaaTGTATTTCTTAGAATCATATTCAGACTATACGTACAATTATGTTATCAACTTTACATGTAATACAGGTTATAGGTTACTAAGCAGCATACGAACACGAAAATGTGAGAAAAACTTACAATGGACAGGACCAGCACCTGTATGTGAAATAATAACATGTCAAAAACCACCTTCTAATTCCCATGGCTATTATAGTGTCGCCGGTCAAGATCAAGAACTTAAAAAAGacatgtatgaatttaatacaACTGTTATACCTCATTGTAATTTGGGTTATGTGTCGCGATCGTACCCATCAATACGTGTTTGTAATTCGAATGGTTTATGGACAGGCGCGAATCTGACTTGTGAACCAGTAAGATGCCATGTCAAACCTTTGGTCGACAGTAACTATACACTTTTATCGAATCGTACCGTTTTACACGACAGTTATATTCCAATAAATACAGTTGTATATCACGAATGTGCAAAGGGATATTACATGACAAGTCCGCAAACGACTCGAACATGTCAATTTAACGGAAGTTTAAGTGGAAGCGAACCACGGTGCAATCAAGTGTCTTGTGTTTCAACAACGGAAAAAGTTGAAAGAGTGGTAACAGGAATACAAATAGTAGTCAGAGGTCCAATTATGTACAACGAAAACAGAAACATTAGTGTTAATGACTCCCTGTTTCTTTACGAAGGCGGTGACCTTATTGTTAATTGTGCTGCTAATGGATCATTGGTTTGGAGTAGCACTGGTCCTCCTAAATTAC GACCAGTGTGCCCTCTCATATCACCTACAAATGGTTGGACGAACCATACCTGTGTATCTGAAAACAGATGCGAAATTGGGAAATCggtttttatcacatgtgaaaCGGGATATAAAGCTGATGATAGCACAATGACATGTACGTCTGACCACACATGGACTAATGTACTATATTGTCAAg AAGGCAGTGGTTCTGACAGACAAGTGGCGGTAGTTGGTGGTGCAGCCGGAGGTGCTGGGGCATTCCTGGTCGCTTTGCTGGCCGCTGCTGGATTTGTAATTTATCGAAG GTATAAAGGGATCAAAATCAAGACTGAACGTCACAAAGGGAGCTCATCTCAAAATCGGGAGCAACCAAATGCGTATTCAGAAATAGGAGCTACCGAGTCAGCATTTGTATCGAAAG GTGATTCAGAATATGTTTATGCGACAAACTCAACAAAGACAATGTGTTTGAACAACGATTTCAAGGAAATAGATACAGCTCTGGTTGACAAAACTTACTATGATTTCGATATGCAGGAAAGAATGCCTAACACTGCAATTAAGATTGATAATCTTTACGGTACCGTTCTTTCGCCCAAACACTTAGAGGAAATGAAAATCCAATTCAag GAATTTCCAAAGGGTTTAACTGAGGACTACTATGAGGCTCTGAAATTTCAGAACAGGCCAAAAAAtagatacaaaaatatatacccAT ATGACGCAACGAGAGTTATTCTTCAGAAGGATGAACAACACTGTACAGATTACATAAATGCCAGCCTTATTGAc GGTTACACACAACCAGGAGAATATATTGCAGCGCAAG GTCCAACTAAGGAGATACTGCTTGACTTCTGGCGGATGGTTTGGCAACTGCGGATTGGgaaaattattatgttgaccaAACTTAAGGAGGACAAAAAG ATGAAGTGCGTTCAGTATTGGCCAGATGAAGGAAGTATAGAATACgacatattcaaaataacacaTCGAAGTACAGAACCATTTTCAGACTTTGTCATACGAAAGTTAGCTTTGCAAAAG GACGGAGAAGATGAGAGAATGGTTTATCATTTCCATTTTACTTCCTGGCCAGATAAAAGTGTTCCTCAATATGCTTCATCACTTGTCCACTTCCGCCAAAAGATTGTTAACGCTGTTATAAAAGATAAAGGCCCTGATATTGTGCACTGCAG CGCCGGTGTGGGGCGGACGGGTACATTCATCGCCCTGAATATACTGACAGAACAAGCCTCCACGGTGGGATATGTGGATCCAGTGGGCTGTGTGAATACACTGAGGAGGCAGAGGGTCGATATGGTTCAAACACCG GATCAGTATATATTTCTGCACATGGCGCTTCTTGAGACTCTGATGCTATCAACATCAGCTCTACCTGCATCAGAGTTCCTGAGAGTGTATGAAGAACTTTTGTCCTTCGACAAGGACCGACGGAAACTTGATGTTCAGTTCTCT AGAATGGAGAAAATGTCTCCCGTGGCTGATGAATGTCAATACGTCAGTGCAAAAGATGTGAGGAACAGGAATAAGAATCGGTATTCGAACATTCTCCCAG TCGCAGATCATATGCCTCACTTGACTCCTTCTGGAAAGCGGTCTGAACCTGAATACATCAACGCTGTACTCTTACCG GGCTACAAGAAGAAGGGAGCGTTCATCGTCACCCAGACACCACTAGAAGCGACAAAGACTGACTTCTGGAGACTTGTGGTTGAACACGATGTCCATACAATTGTCATGATGAACAATAGGAGTGAGATGAAG GAAGACGAGATATACTGGCCTGAGAATGGGGACTCGGAAACATATGACAACATGACAATTGAAAAGACATGCGAAGAATGCGAGGGTTGTTTGAGGAAAATAACACTTGACTTGAATCGGTTTGGAAAG ACACGAAAACTTCAACAAATACAGTTTGAAGGTTGGCCGGATGATTCAGCGTTGCCCTCTTCTCCTAGGAGTGTTATACACCTACTTGATGCAGTGCAGTACTGGCATCACCAATCAGGAAACAACCCTGTCCTTGTGCATTGCAT GAACGGAGCAGACAGAAGTGGCTTGTTCTGTGTTGCGTCAGTAGTCTTAGAGAGGATGAAGATTGAACAAGACGTTGCAATTACCCAGGTCATCAAAGAGATGCGGAACTACAGGGAACACATTATTCCCTCTCTG gAGCAGTTTCAATTTGTTCATGAAGTAGTCAAAGAATACATTCTGCAGAATGAAACCTACTCCAATTTCACCGACTGA
- the LOC128214286 gene encoding uncharacterized protein LOC128214286 isoform X1: MKTDKVKMELTLLLFLLSGTALGNWTDWHFEGQNIALNRPASQTPRIWNNQNASLAVDGYPRIGNPTDDDARCSHTAGSEAYASWTVNFDDKYYLKGVVIVNRKSRYERLRLRRFRIYGDHNSLLYESKDNSKTCHGISPNEVCNDFLFVELTPREGQMHARLTITVYANYNLVEKNAVYLTLCEVYVFSVHTKCLSLPIDNGLQLPDTYASLSVSVQCNSGYKPENKYAHCSFSGQWNTSQQCIPICHWEVENGYIENYHHHTKLTSPVLADVFVRCYPGYQLKGRFNWNTCRNSGWRFELQTCILVTCICPPLQYGSYITKHNNIVCRGYQSVSTIIVPDCNEGYYPKAVSEQTCTDRSSWKGSIPTCLSVKCNAPEMIKNGMYFLESYSDYTYNYVINFTCNTGYRLLSSIRTRKCEKNLQWTGPAPVCEIITCQKPPSNSHGYYSVAGQDQELKKDMYEFNTTVIPHCNLGYVSRSYPSIRVCNSNGLWTGANLTCEPVRCHVKPLVDSNYTLLSNRTVLHDSYIPINTVVYHECAKGYYMTSPQTTRTCQFNGSLSGSEPRCNQVSCVSTTEKVERVVTGIQIVVRGPIMYNENRNISVNDSLFLYEGGDLIVNCAANGSLVWSSTGPPKLRPVCPLISPTNGWTNHTCVSENRCEIGKSVFITCETGYKADDSTMTCTSDHTWTNVLYCQEEGSGSDRQVAVVGGAAGGAGAFLVALLAAAGFVIYRRYKGIKIKTERHKGSSSQNREQPNAYSEIGATESAFVSKGDSEYVYATNSTKTMCLNNDFKEIDTALVDKTYYDFDMQERMPNTAIKIDNLYGTVLSPKHLEEMKIQFKEFPKGLTEDYYEALKFQNRPKNRYKNIYPYDATRVILQKDEQHCTDYINASLIDGYTQPGEYIAAQGPTKEILLDFWRMVWQLRIGKIIMLTKLKEDKKMKCVQYWPDEGSIEYDIFKITHRSTEPFSDFVIRKLALQKDGEDERMVYHFHFTSWPDKSVPQYASSLVHFRQKIVNAVIKDKGPDIVHCSAGVGRTGTFIALNILTEQASTVGYVDPVGCVNTLRRQRVDMVQTPDQYIFLHMALLETLMLSTSALPASEFLRVYEELLSFDKDRRKLDVQFSRMEKMSPVADECQYVSAKDVRNRNKNRYSNILPVADHMPHLTPSGKRSEPEYINAVLLPGYKKKGAFIVTQTPLEATKTDFWRLVVEHDVHTIVMMNNRSEMKEDEIYWPENGDSETYDNMTIEKTCEECEGCLRKITLDLNRFGKTRKLQQIQFEGWPDDSALPSSPRSVIHLLDAVQYWHHQSGNNPVLVHCMNGADRSGLFCVASVVLERMKIEQDVAITQVIKEMRNYREHIIPSLEQFQFVHEVVKEYILQNETYSNFTD; this comes from the exons atgaaaacgGATAAAGTGAAGATGGAATTAACTTTGCTGCTGTTTTTGCTGTCTGGCACAGCTCTCGGTAATTGGACAGACTGGCATTTTGAAG GACAGAATATTGCACTTAATAGACCTGCCAGCCAGACTCCTAGAATTTGGAATAACCAAAATGCAAGTCTTGCTGTTGACGGTTATCCGCGTATCGGTAATCCAACCGATGACGATGCCAGATGCTCTCACACAGCCGGTTCCGAAGCATATGCATCCTGGACTGTTAACTTTGACGACAAATACTACCTAAAGGGTGTTGTGATTGTCAACAGAAAATCACGAT ACGAACGCCTTCGTCTCAGAAGATTTCGAATATATGGCGATCATAATAGTTTGCTGTATGAAAGCAAAGACAATTCAAAAACATGCCACGGGATCTCTCCAAATGAAGTTTGCAATGACTTCTTGTTCGTTGAACTAACTCCTAGAGAAGGACAGATGCATGCACGTCTAACAATTACCGTATATGCAAATTATAACCTTGTGGAGAAAAATGCAGTGTATTTAACACTTTGCGAAGTTTATGTTTTCTCAg TTCATACCAAGTGCCTATCATTACCAATAGATAACGGCCTACAGCTACCAGATACTTATGCGTCATTATCAGTCTCAGTTCAATGTAATTCTGGGTACAAACCAGAAAATAAGTATGCCCATTGCTCCTTTTCTGGCCAATGGAACACTTCCCAACAATGCATTCCAATTTGCCACTGGGAAGTTGAAAACGGATATATAGaaaattatcatcatcatacaaAATTGACTTCTCCTGTGTTGGCAGATGTTTTTGTAAGGTGTTATCCTGGATATCAACTGAAAGGACGCTTTAACTGGAACACATGTAGAAATTCTGGATGGCGTTTTGAGTTACAAACGTGTATTTTAGTCACGTGCATTTGCCCGCCGTTGCAGTATGGCTCGTATATAACCAAACATAACAACATTGTTTGTCGCGGTTATCAAAGTGTGTCAACAATAATAGTTCCGGACTGCAATGAAGGATATTATCCAAAAGCTGTCAGTGAACAAACTTGTACTGATCGTTCTTCATGGAAAGGAAGCATTCCCACATGCTTATCAGTAAAGTGCAATGCTcctgaaatgataaaaaatggaaTGTATTTCTTAGAATCATATTCAGACTATACGTACAATTATGTTATCAACTTTACATGTAATACAGGTTATAGGTTACTAAGCAGCATACGAACACGAAAATGTGAGAAAAACTTACAATGGACAGGACCAGCACCTGTATGTGAAATAATAACATGTCAAAAACCACCTTCTAATTCCCATGGCTATTATAGTGTCGCCGGTCAAGATCAAGAACTTAAAAAAGacatgtatgaatttaatacaACTGTTATACCTCATTGTAATTTGGGTTATGTGTCGCGATCGTACCCATCAATACGTGTTTGTAATTCGAATGGTTTATGGACAGGCGCGAATCTGACTTGTGAACCAGTAAGATGCCATGTCAAACCTTTGGTCGACAGTAACTATACACTTTTATCGAATCGTACCGTTTTACACGACAGTTATATTCCAATAAATACAGTTGTATATCACGAATGTGCAAAGGGATATTACATGACAAGTCCGCAAACGACTCGAACATGTCAATTTAACGGAAGTTTAAGTGGAAGCGAACCACGGTGCAATCAAGTGTCTTGTGTTTCAACAACGGAAAAAGTTGAAAGAGTGGTAACAGGAATACAAATAGTAGTCAGAGGTCCAATTATGTACAACGAAAACAGAAACATTAGTGTTAATGACTCCCTGTTTCTTTACGAAGGCGGTGACCTTATTGTTAATTGTGCTGCTAATGGATCATTGGTTTGGAGTAGCACTGGTCCTCCTAAATTAC GACCAGTGTGCCCTCTCATATCACCTACAAATGGTTGGACGAACCATACCTGTGTATCTGAAAACAGATGCGAAATTGGGAAATCggtttttatcacatgtgaaaCGGGATATAAAGCTGATGATAGCACAATGACATGTACGTCTGACCACACATGGACTAATGTACTATATTGTCAAg AAGAAGGCAGTGGTTCTGACAGACAAGTGGCGGTAGTTGGTGGTGCAGCCGGAGGTGCTGGGGCATTCCTGGTCGCTTTGCTGGCCGCTGCTGGATTTGTAATTTATCGAAG GTATAAAGGGATCAAAATCAAGACTGAACGTCACAAAGGGAGCTCATCTCAAAATCGGGAGCAACCAAATGCGTATTCAGAAATAGGAGCTACCGAGTCAGCATTTGTATCGAAAG GTGATTCAGAATATGTTTATGCGACAAACTCAACAAAGACAATGTGTTTGAACAACGATTTCAAGGAAATAGATACAGCTCTGGTTGACAAAACTTACTATGATTTCGATATGCAGGAAAGAATGCCTAACACTGCAATTAAGATTGATAATCTTTACGGTACCGTTCTTTCGCCCAAACACTTAGAGGAAATGAAAATCCAATTCAag GAATTTCCAAAGGGTTTAACTGAGGACTACTATGAGGCTCTGAAATTTCAGAACAGGCCAAAAAAtagatacaaaaatatatacccAT ATGACGCAACGAGAGTTATTCTTCAGAAGGATGAACAACACTGTACAGATTACATAAATGCCAGCCTTATTGAc GGTTACACACAACCAGGAGAATATATTGCAGCGCAAG GTCCAACTAAGGAGATACTGCTTGACTTCTGGCGGATGGTTTGGCAACTGCGGATTGGgaaaattattatgttgaccaAACTTAAGGAGGACAAAAAG ATGAAGTGCGTTCAGTATTGGCCAGATGAAGGAAGTATAGAATACgacatattcaaaataacacaTCGAAGTACAGAACCATTTTCAGACTTTGTCATACGAAAGTTAGCTTTGCAAAAG GACGGAGAAGATGAGAGAATGGTTTATCATTTCCATTTTACTTCCTGGCCAGATAAAAGTGTTCCTCAATATGCTTCATCACTTGTCCACTTCCGCCAAAAGATTGTTAACGCTGTTATAAAAGATAAAGGCCCTGATATTGTGCACTGCAG CGCCGGTGTGGGGCGGACGGGTACATTCATCGCCCTGAATATACTGACAGAACAAGCCTCCACGGTGGGATATGTGGATCCAGTGGGCTGTGTGAATACACTGAGGAGGCAGAGGGTCGATATGGTTCAAACACCG GATCAGTATATATTTCTGCACATGGCGCTTCTTGAGACTCTGATGCTATCAACATCAGCTCTACCTGCATCAGAGTTCCTGAGAGTGTATGAAGAACTTTTGTCCTTCGACAAGGACCGACGGAAACTTGATGTTCAGTTCTCT AGAATGGAGAAAATGTCTCCCGTGGCTGATGAATGTCAATACGTCAGTGCAAAAGATGTGAGGAACAGGAATAAGAATCGGTATTCGAACATTCTCCCAG TCGCAGATCATATGCCTCACTTGACTCCTTCTGGAAAGCGGTCTGAACCTGAATACATCAACGCTGTACTCTTACCG GGCTACAAGAAGAAGGGAGCGTTCATCGTCACCCAGACACCACTAGAAGCGACAAAGACTGACTTCTGGAGACTTGTGGTTGAACACGATGTCCATACAATTGTCATGATGAACAATAGGAGTGAGATGAAG GAAGACGAGATATACTGGCCTGAGAATGGGGACTCGGAAACATATGACAACATGACAATTGAAAAGACATGCGAAGAATGCGAGGGTTGTTTGAGGAAAATAACACTTGACTTGAATCGGTTTGGAAAG ACACGAAAACTTCAACAAATACAGTTTGAAGGTTGGCCGGATGATTCAGCGTTGCCCTCTTCTCCTAGGAGTGTTATACACCTACTTGATGCAGTGCAGTACTGGCATCACCAATCAGGAAACAACCCTGTCCTTGTGCATTGCAT GAACGGAGCAGACAGAAGTGGCTTGTTCTGTGTTGCGTCAGTAGTCTTAGAGAGGATGAAGATTGAACAAGACGTTGCAATTACCCAGGTCATCAAAGAGATGCGGAACTACAGGGAACACATTATTCCCTCTCTG gAGCAGTTTCAATTTGTTCATGAAGTAGTCAAAGAATACATTCTGCAGAATGAAACCTACTCCAATTTCACCGACTGA